The Bdellovibrio sp. NC01 genome includes the window AACCGTGTTAATCAAAAACAGCAGCCAATAAGTTCCGATGAAACCCATCATCTTGCCTTGCGCTTCGCCCACGATGAACAAGGTGTCGTAAGTGAAACGACGGCCTACGAAGTTAATAAACTCAGTATCGACAAGGTTTAGAATCAGAAACGGAATCTGTGTGACTGCAAAGATGATCCACGTCCCGACTCGCCAGAAACGTTCCCAGCTTTGGGGCCATGGTAAAAACGACAAAAGCAGAATGGGCGCTGCGACTGAAAAAGCCGCCGAGATATCAAAACGCAAACCGACAAATAGTGCGTAAAATAGATCGGCTACGGGCTTCGTCCTGAACATATTCCAGTTCCAGGCCAAGAATTCGATCCTAGCTATGAAATAAAAGCCGATAACGACACAAATCAGAGTAAAAATCTTAAGAATACGCTGTGAAGGCCCAAACATGAGCGTATCCTACGCTGACAGGTTGCATTAAGCAAGAACGAGGTCGGCGCGTTTGCATTCCTCGTGTCACTCGAGGAGGCTGGACTTTGCCCCGGAATTTATGCTACGTTCCCCTCCTATGACGCCAGAGCAAATGAAAGACCGTTTAACACAAAATTATCCGAACTCGACGATTGAAGTTTTCGATCTGACAGGCACTCAAGACCACTGGGAAGTTTACGTGGAAAGTTCCGTTTTCGCGGGCATGACTCGTATTCAACAGCATCAACATGTGATGGGTTGCTTTGG containing:
- a CDS encoding BolA/IbaG family iron-sulfur metabolism protein; amino-acid sequence: MKDRLTQNYPNSTIEVFDLTGTQDHWEVYVESSVFAGMTRIQQHQHVMGCFGPELKTGEVHALSIKTKIP